ATAAGTaatgactaaattttttatttcttaagtaatttcggttcatttcttagtttaattgaggttGATTTGGACCCAGAAATAAATTGtatgtgtttttgttgatgattgagtctttttaaCTGCTTGTTCAAAACTGAACtaatttcgattcatttgtgtgttaattgagatTCAGTTGATGCTGCTGTTAAgttttgaccaaattttttattctttaagtaatttcggttcatttattagtttatttgagATTCATTTGGATCAAAAATGAATTCGATGTGTTTTTTATGATAATAGAGTCTTTTTGACTGCTTGTTCCAAACTGAACTAATTGAatgaaatggagtagaagacgataacgaaaaaggaaaagaaaaagaagaagacgtAACATTAGATAAGAAGAATCTACGTGTGTGAAtttggaagaagaaaaataagaaggaagagaagaaaaagaagaaaagaaaaagaacatgtGTGCTTGaatttggaagaagaagaaagaggaggagaaagaggaagagaagaagaaaaaaacagaGAAGGAGAAGGACAAGGAAACGGAGAAGTAAGCGCATGATTTAAAAAGTTgttataataattttgttatatttgattaagtaatttttttgtaGGTACACgattagtttaattaatttgtgattattttttatctaaattatatattttgtagttaaaaataatagtttattattaaaagaaagaCTCAAAGCAAAAGgtaatggattaatctcacaAAATGTAGGTCCATATATAACTAGATATCGTATAACTACAAAAAATTCAATTGAAGTTTGATTAAGTTGGGTTATTCAATTTCATGAATTATTTATAAGAACATTGAACTTGGTTAGATTTAgattcattattgttgttgagaCGAGTTCAATTTAGACCTCTCAACTaattaatagttatttttttaaaaaagcacgtgttattttttttaaaaaagtttggtATTATTATATCGTCTTTTATGTAAGTATAGTTTTTCAGTGCTTAATTATCCTTCTTCTGAAGTATCTATTTTATTCACTAATGTAAGAATTTATTTTAACTTGCTGTAATTTTTTCTGTCTATCAAACAAAAAATCTTGGTTAAAACTCTAGTAATTTAATCCCCATGAAAACTGGTtctgtactcttttttttctccagAAAAAAACATATTCttcatgaatttaatttttatttatttagactATTTTATACAgatatttcaattatttttttcatactaataataatagttatttttgtgGAAGAATTTTAAGTGTATTAAATATATTGGtgttctaataattttaatcattaatttcaattataaaaaatatatataatatatattaattaaaatcaattattaaaattattagaacactagtattttaagtatatttattttttttatgggcGTGTTGAGGAAGTGAATAAGCAATGATGGGTGCACACGTGGGAATCATATCACCTTCCACTTTCTTCCCTCGATTTCCTCCAACTTCTTTaatcaaaaccaaaatcaaTACATCACCAGGTAAGTATTAATCAAATTTCATCTCATACCCTTTGTTATTGCAATCTATATTACTatttctttatatttatatagtcTCACACTCAGTTCCAATGCTATTAAAGTAGTAATGTCTGTGTAGCTGAATTGCTTTGCTTCTTTCTATCCAATTTGTTTCTCAGGTTTGCCATTTTTCCCTTCAAAGATTAAGTAGCCTCATAAATGATGATTTTTGTGAACTGGGTTAATTTGTTCTATTGCATGCAATTTAGTGCAATTTTATCTCCACATTTGTGAGTTTTGTAATTGGGGCACTGTTGTAGTGGTTGAACTTTTCTGTTTGGTTTGCCTTTTTTGTTCTAAGTTGAATGGTAAGGGTATGGAGTGTGCAAAATTTTTGTACCCTTTTTTCAATTGAGTTATTTAGTTAGATAGATTTATAGCTGAAAAGATAAACCAAGGTTTTTAATTGTACTCTTATGGTTGTGTGATAGTTTGCAGCATTAGCATGAGTATGGATCCAGTTCGTGAGTGGATACTTTCTGAAGGGAAAGCCACAAAGATAACCAAGATTAGTCCTGTTGGTGGTGGTTGCATAAACCTTGCCAGTCGCTATGACACTGATTCTGGTTCTTTTTTTGTTAAAACAAACAGGTAAAAGTATACCCTAATCTCCCTGAGGTTTATGGTATATGATACtcaggtttagggtttaggggatAGGTGTAAAccccttttctaaattgattTTGAACTGTTTCCAACTATTATGCTATTGAAAGTTGAAACCCTATGTTAGGAGTATTGGACCATCAATGTTTGAAGCAGAGGCTCTTGGTTTAGGGGCTATGTATGAAACCGGGACAATCCGTGTGCCTAGGCCGTATAAGGTCAGATGGTTAAACATCAGAGATGTGAATACTATTGTTTGTTATTTGTAACATGCCAGCTTGAGGTAACTTGTTGCTTGAAATTATAGGTTGGAGAGCTTCCCACTGGTGGTTCCTACATCATTATGGAATTCATAGAATTCGGCGCTTCCAGAGGCAATCAAGTGAGCTGCACCCAAATTACTGCTAATTAGGAAAACTTATGAAGCTTAGTTATAATTTATTGCTTCCCAGTCTGTTCTAGGGAGGAAACTTGCTGAGATGCATAAAGCCGGAAAATCTAGCAAAGGCTTTGGTTTTGATGTCGATAACACCATTGGCAGGTATAAGAGGCCCTCTTCATCAAATGTGGCTTTGTTATTGGCTTGTTGCAATTGCTATTGTTATCATTCATGTGACCAAGTAGCCCATTTTCGGCGTTCATAAACATCTAAAATAGAGATCACTCTGTACTAATTAATATCTGATGAGATAATCTTTGTTATGCCGTAGTACTCCACAAATAAACACGTGGTCATCGGATTGGATTCAATTTTATGGAGAGCATAGATTGGGTTACCAGTTGAAGCTAGCATCGAGACAATATGGCGACAGTCTCATTTATGAAAGAGGTAATTTTTTATCTGGGAACAGGAAATAGAAATATGGTTCCTTTGTGGTATAAGTTTTTACCAAACTCAAAAAAAGATGACTCAGTACACAAGGTTCTCACTTGGTGGGGGTCTTAGAGAGGGTAGATTTATGCAACATTGTCCGAGCAAGCACGAGTCTTTTCCAAGATATCAATGGCCTAAATGTTTTATTAAGATTTGTCAAACACGTCATTAGCTCGCGAACTTTGCTTATCCTTGTTTGGATTATCTATAAGCATCAACATTTTTTATTGTGGAGCTACTTTAgcttaataatattttgaatgTAGTATAATTTTCCTGCTTAATAGGACAAAGACTGGTGAAAAGCATAGGAAAACTATTTGAAAATGTGGCGATAGAACCATGCTTACTACACGGAGACTTATGGAGCGGAAACATCAGCTCTGACAAAAATGGAGAGCCTGTCATATTGGATCCAGCGTGCTACTGTAAGTTGCAATCCTAAAAGTTTGTTCTGTAGCTAAGAATGCAAAGTATGAAAGCTCAGATCAATTGAGGTGTAGGTGCAAGCAAAACCCTGTAATTTCGGTTAATAATTGAACGAGTGAACGAAACCTGTTAAGATTATGTTAGCTACACAGTTTTTTGAAGAATAAATTGGACTGATTGTGGTGTCTGTTTTCCTGTTCCATAGATGGACACAGTGAGGCAGAATTCGGAATGTCTTGGTGTGCCGGCTTTGGAGCATCATTCTATAATTCATATTTTGAGGTAATGTTTGTTAGCTGACATCTACTTATGATTCATAACTATCTTGCACCACATTTTATCCTAGCTAAATTATTGTATACCTTGACTTGCCATGATGACATGAACTTGTTTTAACTATTAATGTCTTGCTATCAGTTTCATGAAGAAAATTTTCTGATGCTAATAGTTTCCTTATGGTTTATGCAGGTGATGCCTAAACAGCCAGGTTTTGAGGAGAGAAGAGACCTATATATGTTGTATCATTATTTAAATCACTATAATCTCTTTGGTTCTGGATACAGATCATCAGCTATGTCCATAATTGATGATTATCTTGCACTTTTAAAAGCTTAGGATTGCTTGCATAATTGTCAAGGATGATTTGTGAATATAAGATCCTTTTTTCTTGTACATTTCACTACTTACATTTCCCTTCCTCAGGTCTCAGTATATAAGAGTGCTGCATGCTGTTTCATATAAATGAAAATGTAAGGAGATAAAACTTATGTATGTTTAGATGTTCTTGATAATAATAGGGaagttatatttattatttaaagatcaaaattaattaaaaaccaGCAATGAGTCTTTATGACAATTTTGTCAACTCCAAAgtacaaaattaatgaaaataataacaaatgaaCATTGAAAAATCATAAGGTACTGATTAACTTTTTATACCCTTCCAACCCTTTCCACATTTTCAAGTAACTGCATCATTCAGAGTGATTCCTTCCACTATCAGAGTAGCCTCTTCAGAATCCTTGTTAGCTACAAAATTCACCAAAATAATAATGAGAATCaccttaaataataataaagaacaaACAtccttaaaaatataaaagaaaaatgataaactTGCATGACTTATACTACCTGGACTATAAGCTTTTTAGCCAACTATCTAAATCCTCATCACAGGCATTCTCAGTTTCCTTTGAAATATTGAAGATCTCATCAACATTTCCTGATGGTACTGAAGGAAATGCAGGAAACTGTTGACACATATCATTCTCCATCGGCATCGAACAATTCAATTCACTGTTTTCAGCAGTATAATCCTTAGAGGAAACCTCGTAAGAAGTTTCTTCAGGATCAAGTAGCCGACTCCAGCTAGTGAAACAAGGCTCAGTATTTGTCATTATTGTTTCAAAATCTTCACTTGGGTCTAATTGATCTTCTTCAGAAACTCTTCCATTAGTATAACTTTCTTCTTGGCTAATCTCCACAGATTCCACACCATTGCCATTCATCTCACCTTGCACCAGTGTCCCTGGGAGTAATTGGTTTTGGCTCAAAGCTGGTTCATGAACAGTTGGAATTTTTGTGGAAGGAAGATGTGCAGGAGCATCAAGAAATTGCTCTGACTTGCAATGGAAGAGATCCTTCAATTGGTATGATCTTAAA
This sequence is a window from Arachis duranensis cultivar V14167 chromosome 2, aradu.V14167.gnm2.J7QH, whole genome shotgun sequence. Protein-coding genes within it:
- the LOC107475790 gene encoding protein-ribulosamine 3-kinase, chloroplastic isoform X2; the encoded protein is MSMDPVREWILSEGKATKITKISPVGGGCINLASRYDTDSGSFFVKTNRSIGPSMFEAEALGLGAMYETGTIRVPRPYKVGELPTGGSYIIMEFIEFGASRGNQSVLGRKLAEMHKAGKSSKGFGFDVDNTIGSTPQINTWSSDWIQFYGEHRLGYQLKLASRQYGDSLIYERGQRLVKSIGKLFENVAIEPCLLHGDLWSGNISSDKNGEPVILDPACYYGHSEAEFGMSWCAGFGASFYNSYFEVMPKQPGFEERRDLYMLYHYLNHYNLFGSGYRSSAMSIIDDYLALLKA
- the LOC107475790 gene encoding protein-ribulosamine 3-kinase, chloroplastic isoform X1, which encodes MMGAHVGIISPSTFFPRFPPTSLIKTKINTSPVCSISMSMDPVREWILSEGKATKITKISPVGGGCINLASRYDTDSGSFFVKTNRSIGPSMFEAEALGLGAMYETGTIRVPRPYKVGELPTGGSYIIMEFIEFGASRGNQSVLGRKLAEMHKAGKSSKGFGFDVDNTIGSTPQINTWSSDWIQFYGEHRLGYQLKLASRQYGDSLIYERGQRLVKSIGKLFENVAIEPCLLHGDLWSGNISSDKNGEPVILDPACYYGHSEAEFGMSWCAGFGASFYNSYFEVMPKQPGFEERRDLYMLYHYLNHYNLFGSGYRSSAMSIIDDYLALLKA